A region of Polyangiaceae bacterium DNA encodes the following proteins:
- a CDS encoding acetyltransferase, whose protein sequence is MRLRPATLDDLALLRHWDEQPHVVESDPNDDWGWEQELAKAPDWREQLIAELDGRPIGFVQIVDPAREESHYWGDCPAGLRAIDIWIGDEADLGLGFGTRMMQLALERCFEPPDVHAVIIDPLASNTRALRFYERLGFRFVERRRFGLDDCAVYRLDRADWGTRLA, encoded by the coding sequence ATGCGCCTGCGACCCGCCACGCTCGACGACCTCGCGCTGCTTCGCCACTGGGACGAGCAGCCGCACGTGGTCGAGTCCGATCCCAACGACGACTGGGGTTGGGAGCAGGAGCTCGCCAAGGCGCCCGACTGGCGCGAGCAGCTGATCGCCGAGCTCGACGGTCGTCCCATCGGCTTCGTCCAGATCGTCGACCCCGCGCGGGAGGAGAGCCACTACTGGGGGGACTGCCCTGCCGGCCTCCGCGCCATCGACATCTGGATCGGGGACGAGGCAGACCTCGGCCTGGGCTTCGGCACGCGCATGATGCAGCTCGCGCTCGAGCGCTGCTTCGAGCCGCCCGACGTCCACGCCGTGATCATCGACCCGCTCGCGTCCAACACCCGAGCGCTCCGGTTCTACGAACGGCTCGGGTTTCGCTTCGTCGAGCGGCGTCGCTTCGGGCTGGACGACTGCGCGGTCTACCGCTTGGACCGCGCCGACTGGGGCACGCGGCTCGCCTGA
- a CDS encoding magnesium transporter CorA family protein, with translation MPDEPRGSCVVRAVAFDFEKKAERSIELSEMKAEMAAGRFVWVDIDLADPVEARALLAELGLFSDEIVEDALTREPASQTARYDGYLHFVVSGCRLIGRHFDLERVDCVISERFFFTLHRGSVAFLEALKKDYSQDFVSFARSPSFLIYEIWDHLTDNYLSVQKRFEERVEVLQSELMREVDDKVFASVSELGADLLHFRKVVLPARAVLTDLSTRRSLYVSEATQPFLANMVGTLERVLQDLLVDRDVLSNSLNLYMSIVQHRTNEVMKKLTVVSVIFLPLTFLCGVYGMNFEHLPELKWTYGYGLFWAVALGIVGFITFISHRAKLL, from the coding sequence ATGCCCGATGAGCCGAGAGGGAGCTGCGTCGTCCGCGCCGTGGCCTTCGACTTCGAGAAGAAGGCCGAGCGCTCCATCGAGCTCTCGGAGATGAAGGCCGAGATGGCCGCGGGGCGCTTCGTCTGGGTGGACATCGACCTCGCCGACCCCGTGGAGGCCCGCGCGCTCTTGGCCGAGCTGGGGCTCTTCAGCGACGAGATCGTCGAGGACGCGCTGACTCGGGAGCCGGCCAGCCAGACCGCGCGCTACGACGGCTACCTGCACTTCGTCGTGTCGGGGTGTCGCTTGATCGGCCGGCACTTCGACCTCGAGCGCGTGGACTGCGTGATCAGCGAGCGCTTCTTCTTCACCCTCCACCGCGGGTCCGTGGCGTTCCTGGAGGCGCTGAAGAAGGACTACTCCCAGGACTTCGTGTCCTTCGCCCGCAGCCCGAGCTTCTTGATCTACGAGATCTGGGATCACCTGACCGACAACTACCTGTCGGTCCAGAAGCGCTTCGAGGAGCGCGTGGAGGTCCTGCAATCGGAGCTGATGCGGGAGGTGGACGACAAGGTGTTCGCCTCCGTCTCCGAGCTGGGCGCGGACCTCCTGCACTTCCGCAAGGTCGTGCTGCCGGCCCGGGCGGTGCTCACGGATCTGTCCACGCGCCGTTCGCTCTACGTCAGCGAGGCCACTCAGCCCTTCCTGGCCAACATGGTCGGCACGCTCGAGCGCGTGCTGCAAGATCTGCTGGTGGACCGCGACGTGCTCTCGAACTCGCTGAACCTCTACATGTCCATCGTGCAGCACCGCACGAACGAGGTGATGAAGAAGCTGACGGTGGTCAGCGTGATCTTCCTGCCCCTGACCTTCTTGTGCGGCGTCTACGGCATGAACTTCGAGCACCTGCCCGAGCTCAAGTGGACCTACGGCTACGGGCTGTTCTGGGCGGTGGCCCTCGGCATCGTCGGCTTCATCACGTTCATTTCGCACCGCGCAAAGCTGCTCTGA
- a CDS encoding type II toxin-antitoxin system PemK/MazF family toxin: protein MAREVKRGEVRLYAFRAPDKRRPVLVLSRQVLLDVLQTATLVPITSSAHGAPTEVELGVEDGLKGPCCANLANVQTVRQQDLSRLVGSVRPEKMSEICRALAVAVGCD, encoded by the coding sequence GTGGCCCGAGAAGTGAAACGTGGAGAGGTTCGCCTCTACGCCTTTCGCGCCCCGGACAAACGGCGCCCGGTCCTGGTGCTGAGTCGCCAGGTCTTGCTCGACGTGCTTCAGACGGCCACGCTGGTACCCATCACCAGCTCGGCTCACGGCGCGCCGACCGAGGTCGAGCTCGGCGTGGAGGACGGCCTGAAGGGCCCTTGCTGCGCCAACCTCGCGAACGTCCAGACCGTCAGGCAGCAAGATCTCTCCCGGCTCGTCGGGAGCGTGCGGCCGGAGAAGATGAGCGAGATCTGTCGGGCGCTCGCGGTGGCCGTCGGTTGTGACTGA
- a CDS encoding ribbon-helix-helix protein, CopG family: protein MSAKAVQISMDRELLARIDRDPKTKQEGRSAFIRDAVLLYLEAKRRRDVDQRIRQTFSGRAPELLAEVEGMLEGQAWPEK, encoded by the coding sequence ATGAGCGCCAAGGCGGTTCAGATCTCCATGGACCGGGAGCTCCTCGCGCGCATCGATCGGGACCCCAAGACCAAGCAAGAGGGTCGTTCAGCGTTCATTCGCGACGCGGTTTTGCTCTACCTCGAGGCGAAGCGCCGGCGGGACGTGGACCAACGCATCCGCCAGACGTTCTCGGGCCGAGCGCCCGAGCTCCTCGCTGAGGTCGAAGGCATGCTGGAAGGACAGGCGTGGCCCGAGAAGTGA
- a CDS encoding 2-oxoglutarate dehydrogenase E1 component, which translates to MEFGSRWPNALSLAFVEELYAAWAADPSSVSEDWRTYFASLRNGDARPRLGPSFSPHSVFNPGNGASTGPSDVSEAVVRQDRLDQLIRAYRVRGHMMAKLDPLGLPRARQPELEPEFYGLGADDLDRKFSVRTLTAAPVLTLREILDLLRNTYCRSIGAQFMHIDDLGVKNWLQERMEGTQNHIRLGRDEQLRILTKLTDAVMFEEFVQKKYLGAKSFSLEGSESLIPLLMFAIERASEHGVDEIVLGMAHRGRLNVLCNIMGKSARAIFREFDDRDPQLFLGSGDVKYHMGYSSDWTTAAGRKVHLSLCFNPSHLEYVNPVVLGRVRAKQDRSGDAERERKLGILIHGDAAFAGEGVVQETLNLSQLEGYRTGGTIHVIVNNQIGFTTPPAQSRSTTYATDVAKMLQSPIFHVNGEDPEAVAQVVHLAMDFRSEYQRDVVIDMYGYRRLGHNEGDEPAFTQPLLYAAIAERKRVRDGYLEHLLALGGVTREEADRVEVERREHLERELSQARKSDFMRREDWLGGYWQGFSGGLEEEVREVSTCFDRERLAELLAAQTKLPAGFHPHKKIERLLEQRREMAEGKRALDWGAAELSAFATLVTSGLRVRLTGQDAERGTFSHRHSVLHDVEDGHTFMPLASLTQDQAPIEIVNSALSEVGVLGFEYGYSLDWPDGLTLWEAQFGDFANAGQVIIDQFLVSAEDKWKRLSGLVLLLPHGFEGQGPEHSSARLERFLVLAAEDNIQVVQPSTPAQYFHVLRRQVLRPWRKPLIVFTPKSLLRHPRCVSSLDDCAKGGFSRVIGDPAVEPDGVSRVLLCSGRIYYDLLQRREELGRKDVAIVRIEQFYPLSAALVREELEPFREGTPVVWVQDEPNNMGAWRHLRARFGERMFERHPFSVLCRAESASPATGSPSAHKLEQQEILEKAFATT; encoded by the coding sequence ATGGAATTCGGCTCGCGCTGGCCCAACGCGCTCTCCCTCGCGTTCGTTGAGGAGCTCTACGCGGCTTGGGCCGCCGATCCGAGCTCGGTCTCGGAGGACTGGCGGACCTACTTCGCGTCGCTCAGAAACGGCGACGCGAGACCGCGCCTGGGACCGAGCTTCTCCCCGCACAGCGTGTTCAACCCAGGCAATGGTGCGAGCACCGGGCCGAGCGACGTCTCCGAGGCCGTCGTCCGACAGGACCGGCTCGACCAGCTGATCCGCGCGTACCGCGTGCGCGGGCACATGATGGCCAAGCTGGATCCGCTGGGGCTGCCGCGCGCGCGGCAGCCGGAGCTCGAGCCCGAGTTCTACGGCCTCGGCGCCGACGACCTCGATCGCAAGTTCAGCGTACGCACGCTCACGGCCGCGCCGGTGCTCACCCTGCGCGAGATCCTCGATCTGCTCCGCAACACCTACTGCCGCTCGATCGGCGCGCAGTTCATGCACATCGACGACCTGGGGGTGAAGAACTGGCTCCAGGAGCGGATGGAGGGCACGCAGAACCACATCCGACTCGGCCGCGACGAGCAGCTCCGCATCCTGACCAAGCTGACGGACGCGGTGATGTTCGAGGAGTTCGTGCAGAAGAAGTACCTGGGCGCGAAGAGCTTCTCGCTCGAGGGCTCGGAGAGCCTGATCCCGCTGTTGATGTTCGCCATCGAGCGGGCCAGCGAGCACGGCGTGGACGAGATCGTGCTCGGCATGGCGCACCGCGGGCGGCTCAACGTGCTCTGCAACATCATGGGCAAGAGCGCGCGGGCCATCTTCCGCGAGTTCGACGATCGCGACCCGCAGCTCTTCCTGGGCAGCGGCGACGTCAAGTACCACATGGGCTACAGCAGCGACTGGACCACGGCCGCCGGGCGCAAGGTCCACCTGTCGCTGTGCTTCAACCCCAGCCACCTGGAGTACGTGAACCCGGTCGTCTTGGGCCGTGTCCGCGCCAAGCAGGATCGCAGCGGAGACGCGGAGCGCGAGCGCAAGCTGGGCATCCTGATCCACGGGGACGCGGCCTTCGCCGGCGAGGGCGTCGTGCAGGAGACGCTGAACCTGAGCCAGCTCGAGGGTTATCGCACCGGCGGCACCATCCACGTGATCGTGAACAACCAGATCGGCTTCACCACGCCGCCGGCGCAGAGCCGCTCCACGACCTACGCGACGGACGTCGCCAAGATGTTGCAGAGCCCGATCTTCCACGTGAACGGCGAGGATCCCGAGGCGGTGGCGCAGGTGGTGCACCTGGCCATGGACTTCCGCAGCGAGTACCAGCGCGACGTCGTCATCGACATGTACGGCTACCGGCGACTGGGCCACAACGAGGGCGACGAGCCGGCGTTCACGCAGCCCTTGCTCTACGCCGCCATCGCCGAGCGAAAGAGAGTGCGGGACGGCTACCTGGAGCACCTGCTGGCGCTCGGCGGGGTGACGCGCGAGGAGGCCGACCGCGTCGAGGTCGAGCGCCGAGAGCACCTGGAGCGAGAGCTGTCGCAGGCGCGCAAGAGCGACTTCATGCGCCGGGAGGACTGGCTGGGCGGCTACTGGCAGGGCTTCTCCGGCGGCCTGGAAGAAGAGGTGCGCGAGGTCTCCACCTGCTTCGACCGCGAGCGGCTCGCGGAGCTCTTGGCCGCGCAGACGAAGCTGCCCGCGGGCTTCCACCCGCACAAGAAGATCGAGCGCTTGCTCGAGCAGCGGCGCGAGATGGCCGAAGGCAAGCGCGCGCTCGACTGGGGCGCGGCCGAGCTCAGCGCCTTCGCGACGTTGGTCACCAGCGGCCTGCGCGTGCGCTTGACGGGCCAGGACGCCGAGCGCGGCACGTTCAGCCATCGGCACTCGGTGCTGCACGACGTCGAGGACGGCCACACCTTCATGCCGCTCGCGTCCCTGACCCAGGATCAGGCGCCGATCGAGATCGTGAACAGCGCGCTCTCGGAGGTGGGAGTGCTCGGCTTCGAGTACGGCTACAGCCTGGACTGGCCCGACGGCCTCACGCTGTGGGAGGCGCAGTTCGGCGACTTCGCCAACGCGGGGCAGGTGATCATCGATCAGTTCCTGGTCAGCGCCGAGGACAAGTGGAAGCGCCTCTCCGGTCTGGTGCTGCTCCTGCCTCACGGCTTCGAGGGGCAGGGCCCCGAGCACTCGAGCGCGCGCCTGGAGCGATTTCTGGTGCTCGCCGCCGAGGACAACATCCAGGTCGTGCAGCCCAGCACGCCCGCCCAGTACTTCCACGTTCTGCGGCGGCAGGTGCTTCGGCCGTGGCGCAAGCCCCTGATCGTGTTCACTCCGAAGAGCCTGCTCCGGCACCCGCGCTGCGTGAGCTCCCTGGACGACTGCGCGAAGGGCGGATTCTCTCGGGTGATCGGCGATCCCGCCGTCGAGCCGGACGGGGTCTCGCGGGTGCTTCTGTGCAGCGGACGCATCTACTACGATCTCTTGCAGCGCCGCGAGGAGCTCGGGCGAAAGGACGTCGCGATCGTGCGCATCGAGCAGTTCTACCCGCTCTCCGCAGCCTTGGTTCGGGAAGAGCTCGAGCCCTTCCGGGAGGGGACGCCCGTGGTCTGGGTGCAGGACGAGCCGAACAACATGGGCGCCTGGCGTCACCTCCGGGCTCGCTTCGGCGAGCGCATGTTCGAGCGTCACCCGTTCTCCGTCCTGTGCCGGGCGGAGTCCGCGAGCCCGGCTACCGGGTCTCCGAGCGCGCACAAGCTCGAGCAGCAAGAGATCCTAGAGAAGGCCTTCGCCACTACCTGA
- the odhB gene encoding 2-oxoglutarate dehydrogenase complex dihydrolipoyllysine-residue succinyltransferase, whose translation MPVELKVPSVGESITDVLIGEWLKSVGDNVKKDEILVMIETDKVTVELPAPVAGVLSEIRVQNGQAARVGDVIGAIDEATMVAEAPPPAPPRAAVAPPVATPVPVTPSVEPAPKSVRAESVPPEGFARVMPAARRALAESGVAASDVTPTGPGGRLLKEDVLRARPAEPAPAPAAARQPAPSSTPGREEEVVAMTPMRKRIAERLVESLQTSAQLTTFNEVDMSAVFALRKELQERFQAKYAIKLGIVSFFVKAAIEALKMVPEVNAEIRGTDIVYKNYYDIGVAVGSGKGLVVPIIRNAERLSFAQVELAIADYGKRAQEGKLKLDELQGGTFTISNGGVYGNLLSTPIINPPQSAILGLHAIQERAVVRDGQIVARPMMYVAMSYDHRIIDGREAVGFLKRIKECVEQPSRILLEV comes from the coding sequence ATGCCCGTCGAACTGAAGGTGCCCAGCGTGGGCGAGTCGATCACCGACGTGTTGATCGGGGAGTGGTTGAAGTCGGTCGGCGACAACGTGAAGAAGGACGAGATCCTGGTGATGATCGAGACCGACAAGGTCACGGTCGAGCTGCCGGCGCCCGTGGCCGGCGTGCTGAGCGAGATCCGCGTGCAGAACGGCCAGGCGGCCCGGGTCGGCGACGTGATCGGCGCCATCGACGAGGCCACGATGGTGGCCGAAGCGCCCCCGCCCGCTCCGCCCAGAGCCGCGGTGGCCCCGCCGGTAGCCACCCCGGTCCCGGTCACGCCCAGCGTGGAGCCCGCCCCGAAGAGCGTGCGCGCCGAGAGCGTGCCGCCGGAGGGCTTCGCACGGGTGATGCCCGCCGCGCGCCGTGCCCTGGCGGAGAGCGGTGTGGCCGCCTCCGACGTGACGCCGACCGGCCCCGGCGGACGCCTGCTCAAAGAGGACGTGCTCCGCGCCCGGCCGGCGGAGCCCGCGCCCGCTCCCGCGGCCGCTCGCCAGCCGGCGCCCAGCTCGACCCCCGGTCGAGAAGAGGAGGTCGTCGCAATGACGCCGATGCGCAAGCGCATCGCCGAGCGCCTGGTGGAGTCGCTGCAAACGAGCGCGCAGCTCACCACCTTCAACGAGGTGGACATGAGCGCCGTGTTCGCGCTGCGCAAGGAGCTCCAGGAGCGCTTCCAGGCGAAGTACGCCATCAAGCTCGGCATAGTGTCTTTCTTCGTGAAGGCAGCCATCGAAGCGCTGAAGATGGTGCCGGAGGTCAACGCGGAGATCCGCGGCACCGACATCGTCTACAAGAACTACTACGACATCGGCGTGGCCGTGGGCAGCGGCAAGGGGTTGGTCGTGCCGATCATCCGCAACGCCGAGCGCCTCTCGTTCGCCCAGGTCGAGCTCGCCATCGCGGACTATGGCAAGCGCGCGCAGGAGGGCAAGCTCAAGCTGGACGAGCTCCAGGGTGGGACCTTCACCATCTCGAACGGCGGCGTCTACGGCAACCTGCTCTCGACGCCGATCATCAACCCGCCGCAGAGCGCGATCCTCGGCCTGCACGCGATCCAGGAGCGCGCAGTGGTCCGCGACGGGCAGATCGTCGCGCGCCCGATGATGTACGTGGCGATGAGCTACGACCACCGCATCATCGACGGGCGCGAGGCGGTGGGTTTCTTGAAGCGCATCAAGGAGTGCGTGGAGCAGCCCTCCCGCATCCTGCTCGAGGTGTGA
- the lpdA gene encoding dihydrolipoyl dehydrogenase, with product MGDRRHDLIVIGGGPGGYVAAIRAAQLGLDVGCIEREPALGGTCVRVGCIPSKVLLEASERYAEARRGFDAFGVKLGGVELDLPRMHKRKDDTVRQLTSGVAGLFKKNKITRYSGSGTLLSRGRVRVESSEGTSELSAEHVVLATGSKVAPLRGVELDGDRIGTSTEALSYPEVPGHLVVIGAGFIGLELGSVWQRLGAKVTVLEYLPRILPGMDSEIALTAQKILSRQGLEIRTGTRVTGARREGDGALVGIDGAEPIACDRVLLSVGRVPNTDGLGLENVGIELDERGRIPVGAGYVTRVPGIYAIGDVIAGPMLAHKASEEGVACVEYIVKGWGHVNYDAIPGVCYTHPEIASVGKTEDELIEQRILYRKGSFPFMANGRAKSLGSLDGQVKILAHAETDRVLGVHIIGARAGELIAEAVAAIEFGASAEDLARTCHAHPTLSEVMKEAALAVDGRAIHI from the coding sequence GTGGGCGACCGAAGGCATGACCTGATCGTGATCGGCGGGGGGCCCGGCGGCTACGTGGCGGCGATCCGCGCCGCGCAGCTCGGGCTGGACGTCGGCTGTATCGAGAGAGAACCGGCGCTCGGTGGCACCTGCGTGCGCGTGGGCTGCATCCCCAGCAAGGTGCTGCTCGAGGCGAGCGAGCGCTACGCGGAGGCCAGGCGCGGCTTCGACGCGTTCGGGGTGAAGCTCGGCGGTGTCGAGCTCGACCTGCCCCGCATGCACAAGCGCAAAGACGACACCGTGCGGCAGCTCACCTCCGGCGTCGCGGGTCTGTTCAAGAAGAACAAAATCACCCGCTACTCCGGCAGCGGGACGCTGCTGTCGCGGGGCCGCGTTCGAGTCGAGTCGAGCGAAGGCACGAGCGAGCTCAGCGCCGAGCACGTGGTCCTCGCCACGGGCAGCAAGGTCGCGCCGCTCCGCGGCGTGGAGCTCGACGGCGATCGCATCGGTACCAGCACCGAGGCGCTCTCCTACCCGGAGGTGCCCGGCCACCTGGTGGTGATCGGCGCGGGCTTCATCGGGCTCGAGCTCGGCTCGGTGTGGCAGCGGCTGGGCGCGAAGGTCACGGTGCTCGAGTACCTGCCGCGCATCCTGCCCGGCATGGACTCGGAGATCGCGCTCACGGCGCAGAAGATCTTGTCCCGGCAGGGCCTCGAGATCCGCACCGGCACCCGCGTGACGGGCGCGCGCCGCGAGGGCGACGGCGCGCTGGTGGGCATCGACGGCGCCGAGCCCATCGCCTGCGATCGCGTGCTGCTCTCGGTCGGGCGCGTTCCGAACACGGACGGCCTCGGGCTCGAGAACGTCGGCATCGAGCTGGACGAGCGCGGGCGCATCCCGGTGGGCGCTGGCTACGTGACCCGAGTGCCGGGCATCTACGCCATCGGAGACGTGATCGCGGGGCCCATGCTCGCCCACAAGGCCAGCGAAGAGGGCGTGGCCTGCGTCGAGTACATCGTGAAGGGCTGGGGCCACGTCAACTACGACGCCATCCCGGGCGTCTGCTACACGCACCCCGAGATCGCCAGCGTCGGCAAGACCGAAGACGAGCTCATCGAGCAGCGCATCCTGTACCGCAAGGGCAGCTTCCCCTTCATGGCGAACGGGCGCGCCAAGTCCCTGGGCAGCCTCGACGGTCAGGTGAAGATCCTGGCGCATGCGGAGACCGACCGCGTGCTCGGGGTGCACATCATCGGCGCGCGCGCCGGCGAGCTGATCGCCGAGGCCGTGGCCGCCATCGAGTTCGGCGCCAGCGCCGAAGACCTCGCCCGCACCTGCCACGCGCACCCGACCTTGTCCGAGGTGATGAAGGAAGCGGCCCTGGCCGTGGACGGACGGGCGATTCACATTTGA
- a CDS encoding LEA type 2 family protein — MHRRSFLLGGVSVLVLPSCVSKPKMELHHAEVQTAGPMGIGMNVYLRVNNDNSFDVQVRNVRVQTTLQGRWTLPPVAYSPNQWLPADGTTVVQAPVIIPWPLVGPLLAETAMSPSISYRVRGEADVTAIRSIGIRSDNYPVDETGSIPRIAVAQAARGTLPF, encoded by the coding sequence ATGCATCGCCGTTCTTTCCTGCTCGGGGGCGTCTCGGTTCTCGTGCTGCCGAGCTGCGTGTCCAAGCCCAAGATGGAGCTGCACCACGCGGAGGTGCAGACAGCGGGTCCGATGGGCATCGGCATGAACGTGTACTTGCGCGTGAACAACGACAACAGCTTCGACGTGCAAGTGCGAAATGTGCGCGTCCAGACCACGCTCCAGGGTCGCTGGACCCTGCCGCCCGTCGCTTACAGCCCCAATCAGTGGCTCCCGGCGGACGGCACCACCGTCGTGCAGGCGCCGGTGATCATCCCCTGGCCGCTGGTAGGACCTCTCCTTGCCGAGACGGCAATGAGTCCCTCGATCAGCTACCGCGTGCGCGGCGAGGCCGATGTCACCGCGATTCGCTCGATCGGGATCCGCAGCGACAACTATCCGGTGGACGAGACCGGCTCGATCCCGCGCATCGCCGTGGCGCAGGCCGCCCGTGGCACCCTGCCGTTCTGA
- the fadI gene encoding acetyl-CoA C-acyltransferase FadI has protein sequence MAKKNGARRVAVVAGLRTPFVKSGTAYKDLSALDLGKLVVAELLQRASLEPKQVQQVVYGQVVPSLVAPNIAREIVLGTGMPRDIEAYSVSRACATSYQSTVNVAEAILAGTIDCGVAGGADSASDVPIAVSKKLAEALIAASRARSLGERIKAFAKLSPKDLVPVPPALKEYSTGLTMGESAEKMAKENGISRRAQDELAHRSHTLAAAAWTDGRFEKEVMHVYVPPKFEAVTEDNLVRKDSSLESYERLKPAFDRRLGTITAGNSSPLTDGASAVLLMSEEKAKAGGFDVLGFIRSYAFAALDPAGQMLMGPSYATPLALDRAGIKLKDLDLIDMHEAFAAQVLSNVMAFDSDEFARDKLGRTKKLGEVDWDKFNVCGGSISIGHPFAATGARQITQTLNELRRRKGGLALCTACAAGGLGAAMVLEAE, from the coding sequence ATGGCCAAGAAGAATGGCGCGCGGCGCGTCGCGGTCGTCGCCGGTCTGCGCACCCCGTTCGTGAAGTCGGGCACCGCCTACAAGGATCTGAGCGCGCTCGATCTGGGGAAGCTCGTCGTCGCCGAGCTGCTCCAGCGCGCGAGCCTCGAGCCGAAGCAGGTTCAGCAGGTCGTCTACGGGCAGGTCGTCCCGTCGCTCGTGGCGCCGAACATCGCCCGAGAGATCGTGCTGGGCACCGGGATGCCGCGCGACATCGAGGCCTATAGCGTCTCCCGCGCCTGCGCGACCAGCTATCAGTCCACGGTCAACGTGGCCGAGGCCATCCTGGCCGGCACCATCGACTGCGGCGTGGCCGGGGGCGCCGACAGCGCGAGCGACGTGCCGATCGCGGTCAGCAAGAAGCTCGCGGAGGCGCTCATCGCCGCCAGCCGCGCGCGCAGCCTGGGTGAGCGCATCAAGGCGTTCGCGAAGCTGTCGCCCAAGGATCTGGTGCCGGTGCCGCCGGCGCTGAAGGAGTACTCGACCGGGCTCACCATGGGCGAGAGCGCCGAGAAGATGGCGAAGGAGAACGGCATCAGCCGCAGAGCCCAGGACGAGCTGGCGCACCGCAGCCACACGCTCGCCGCGGCGGCCTGGACCGACGGCCGCTTCGAGAAGGAGGTGATGCACGTCTACGTGCCGCCGAAGTTCGAGGCGGTGACGGAGGACAACCTGGTCCGCAAGGACTCGAGCCTGGAGTCCTACGAGAGGCTCAAGCCCGCATTCGACCGGCGGCTCGGCACCATCACCGCGGGCAACAGCTCGCCGCTCACCGACGGCGCCAGCGCCGTCCTGCTCATGAGCGAGGAGAAGGCCAAGGCCGGCGGCTTCGACGTGCTCGGCTTCATCCGCAGCTACGCCTTCGCGGCCCTCGACCCCGCCGGTCAGATGCTGATGGGGCCGTCGTACGCGACGCCGCTCGCGCTCGACCGCGCGGGGATCAAGCTCAAGGACCTCGATCTCATCGACATGCACGAGGCCTTCGCGGCGCAGGTGCTCTCGAACGTGATGGCGTTCGACAGCGACGAGTTCGCGCGGGACAAGCTCGGCAGGACCAAGAAGCTGGGCGAGGTGGACTGGGACAAGTTCAACGTCTGCGGCGGCTCGATCAGCATCGGTCATCCGTTCGCCGCCACCGGCGCGCGGCAGATCACCCAGACGCTGAACGAGCTTCGGCGGCGCAAGGGCGGCCTGGCCCTGTGCACGGCGTGTGCGGCCGGGGGGCTCGGCGCGGCGATGGTACTGGAGGCGGAGTGA